From Xiphophorus maculatus strain JP 163 A chromosome 12, X_maculatus-5.0-male, whole genome shotgun sequence, the proteins below share one genomic window:
- the LOC102230693 gene encoding protein FAM160B2-like isoform X3, translating into MEMFSKLSGMLLNALETREPTADLLDSFIDHWRSITNYYIQTTDDSRPASQTDIPWRLRQMTDILVYEEKQQEEPGRCLEFLLQNRLLETLCTLGKAQYPPGMSQQVLLFFSRLLSRMQKPLLQLVPIRTPVQKLIGLCALPGSCTEKEEAQFLLAVCSRVSQDPHMLRYILQPPDRLVASNQSPDAASSQSEASASSAVQSERGLLWVLLQLSSSQRPAVRLKACEGLLQLASLLDVGPPCPPGPPCPPGSPGPPGELQAAAAQLGQLLAGRLQELYSLLPLEELQAAELRSWPRPSWRSESQADHMTRFLTWFDFLDELTADAPQALSQCVLQRWLIETLRPQLLNACNWSVLASTSVLCCVVRLVRSPSLLDQLLDFLLRTPSVLRPLLQRCDHASDQISVASLSLVDELLQKPHRDVLDTLVLGFLQSRRYLSSPAGGAEDREPDSDGSDDGRDLEDDPFFSDGFPDDHLPPPRLRQPAAPGSAADIINSFLGLVPVQVRSAHLLQDGGYESYVLEARSLVSQCQALSLQWAWPQTPPPPPTCSSGEEAHFFEGHLLRVLFERLGRMLQQQPYEVNLQLTAVLSRLCAFSHPLLDEYLLDPFVHLSAGSRSLFAVLVRVVGELMERIQQVVDLPQRLLDTRRRLLGLHLDARPEHPALLQGVIVLEEFCKELAAIAFVKMPLDRNHDRFCSGPGSVGPEPAERS; encoded by the exons ATGGAGATGTTCAGCAAGCTGAGCGGCATGCTGCTGAACGCGCTGGAGACG AGAGAGCCGACCGCCGACCTGCTGGACTCCTTCATCGACCACTGGAGGTCCATCACCAACTACTACATTCAGACCACAG aTGACAGCCGCCCCGCCTCTCAGACCGACATCCCGTGGCGTCTCAGGCAGATGACCGACATCCTGGTgtatgaggagaagcagcag GAGGAACCGGGTCGCTGCCTGGAGTTCCTGCTGCAGAACCGGCTGCTGGAGACGCTCTGCACCTTGGGGAAGGCTCAG tacCCTCCAGGGATGAGCCAGCAGGTGCTGCTCTTCTTCTCCAGGCTGCTGTCTCGGATGCAGaagcctctgctgcagctggtccCCATCCGCACACCTGTACAG AAGCTGATTGGCCTCTGTGCTCTTCCTGGTTCCTGCACTGAGAAGGAGGAAGCTCAGTTTTTATTGGCTGTTTGCTCCAGAGTGTCACAGGATCCGCACATGCTCAGATACATCCTGCAG CCCCCAGACAGACTGGTGGCGTCCAATCAGAGCCCAGATGCagccagcagccaatcagaagcctCTGCCTCCAGCGCTGTCCAATCAGAGCGTGGGCTGCTGtgggttctgctgcagctcagcagcAGCCAG AGGCCTGCGGTGCGTCTCAAGGCCTGTGAGGGTCTGCTGCAGCTGGCGTCCCTCCTGGATGTTGGTCCTCCATGTCCTCCAGGTCCTCCGTGTCCTCCAGGTTCTCCAGGTCCTCCAGGGGAGCTGCAGGCCGCTGCAGCCCAGCTGGGGCAGCTGCTGGCTGGGCGGCTGCAGGAGCTCTACTCCCTGCtgcctctggaggagctgcaggctgCTGAGCTCAGGAGCTGGCCCCGCCCCTCGTGGAG GTCAGAGTCTCAAGCAGATCACATGACCCGTTTTCTCACCTGGTTCGACTTCCTGGATGAGCTGACGGCCGACGCTCCTCAG GCGCTGTCCCAGTGTGTCCTCCAGCGGTGGCTCATTGAGACTCTTCGTCCTCAGCTGCTGAATGC GTGCAATTGGAGCGTCTTGGCGTCCACCTCCGTCCTCTGCTGCGTCGTCAGACTGGTCCGGTCTCCGTCTCTGCTGGACCAGCTTCTGGACTTCCTGCTGAGGACGCCGTCCGTGCTGCGGCCGCTGCTGCAGCGCTGCGACCACGCCTCCGACCAG ATCAGCGTGGCGTCTCTGTCTCTGGTGGACGAACTGCTGCAGAAGCCTCACAGGGACGTCCTGGACACGCTGGTGCTCGGCTTCCTGCAGAGCCGCCGTTACCTGTCCTCACCCGCGGGGGGCGCCGAGGACCGGGAGCCCGACAGTGACGGCAGCGACGACGGCCG GGACCTGGAGGATGACCCGTTCTTCTCAGACGGTTTCCCTGACGACCACCTTCCCCCTCCTCGTCTTCGTCAGCCTGCTGCTCCGGGCTCTGCCGCTGACATCATCAACAG TTTCCTGGGCCTGGTTCCGGTCCAGGTGCGGTCGGCCCACCTGCTGCAGGACGGAGGCTACGAGTCGTACGTCCTCGAGGCGCGCTCCTTG GTGAGCCAGTGCCAGGCTCTATCTCTCCAGTGGGCGTGGCCACAGactcctcctccgcctcccaCCTGCTCCTCAGGTGAGGAGGCACACTTCTTCGAAGGCCACCTACTGAGAGTTCTGTTTGAACGTCTGGGACGCATGCTGCAGCAG CAGCCGTACGAGGTGAACCTGCAGCTGACGGCTGTCCTGTCCCGTCTGTGCGCCTTCAGCCACCCGCTGCTGGACGAGTACCTGCTGGACCCGTTCGTCCACCTGTCCGCCGGCAGCCGCTCGCTGTTCGCCGTCCTGGTCAGG GTGGTGGGAGAGCTGATGGAGCGCATCCAGCAGGTAGTTGACCTGCCGCAGCGCCTGCTGGACACCAGGAGACGCCTGCTGGGACTCCACCTGGACGCCAG ACCGGAGCACCCGGCTCTGCTCCAGGGCGTCATCGTCCTGGAGGAGTTCTGCAAGGAGCTGGCGGCCATCGCCTTCGTCAAGATGCCTCTGGACCGGAACCACGACCGCTTCTGCTCAGGGCCCGGGTCAGTCGGACCGGAACCGGCTGAACGATCCTGA
- the LOC102230693 gene encoding protein FAM160B2-like isoform X1, with product MLRPAERSREHTDRRKLGDRKRLGVILREPTADLLDSFIDHWRSITNYYIQTTDDSRPASQTDIPWRLRQMTDILVYEEKQQEEPGRCLEFLLQNRLLETLCTLGKAQYPPGMSQQVLLFFSRLLSRMQKPLLQLVPIRTPVQKLIGLCALPGSCTEKEEAQFLLAVCSRVSQDPHMLRYILQPPDRLVASNQSPDAASSQSEASASSAVQSERGLLWVLLQLSSSQRPAVRLKACEGLLQLASLLDVGPPCPPGPPCPPGSPGPPGELQAAAAQLGQLLAGRLQELYSLLPLEELQAAELRSWPRPSWRSESQADHMTRFLTWFDFLDELTADAPQALSQCVLQRWLIETLRPQLLNACNWSVLASTSVLCCVVRLVRSPSLLDQLLDFLLRTPSVLRPLLQRCDHASDQISVASLSLVDELLQKPHRDVLDTLVLGFLQSRRYLSSPAGGAEDREPDSDGSDDGRDLEDDPFFSDGFPDDHLPPPRLRQPAAPGSAADIINSFLGLVPVQVRSAHLLQDGGYESYVLEARSLVSQCQALSLQWAWPQTPPPPPTCSSGEEAHFFEGHLLRVLFERLGRMLQQQPYEVNLQLTAVLSRLCAFSHPLLDEYLLDPFVHLSAGSRSLFAVLVRVVGELMERIQQVVDLPQRLLDTRRRLLGLHLDARPEHPALLQGVIVLEEFCKELAAIAFVKMPLDRNHDRFCSGPGSVGPEPAERS from the exons AGAGAGCCGACCGCCGACCTGCTGGACTCCTTCATCGACCACTGGAGGTCCATCACCAACTACTACATTCAGACCACAG aTGACAGCCGCCCCGCCTCTCAGACCGACATCCCGTGGCGTCTCAGGCAGATGACCGACATCCTGGTgtatgaggagaagcagcag GAGGAACCGGGTCGCTGCCTGGAGTTCCTGCTGCAGAACCGGCTGCTGGAGACGCTCTGCACCTTGGGGAAGGCTCAG tacCCTCCAGGGATGAGCCAGCAGGTGCTGCTCTTCTTCTCCAGGCTGCTGTCTCGGATGCAGaagcctctgctgcagctggtccCCATCCGCACACCTGTACAG AAGCTGATTGGCCTCTGTGCTCTTCCTGGTTCCTGCACTGAGAAGGAGGAAGCTCAGTTTTTATTGGCTGTTTGCTCCAGAGTGTCACAGGATCCGCACATGCTCAGATACATCCTGCAG CCCCCAGACAGACTGGTGGCGTCCAATCAGAGCCCAGATGCagccagcagccaatcagaagcctCTGCCTCCAGCGCTGTCCAATCAGAGCGTGGGCTGCTGtgggttctgctgcagctcagcagcAGCCAG AGGCCTGCGGTGCGTCTCAAGGCCTGTGAGGGTCTGCTGCAGCTGGCGTCCCTCCTGGATGTTGGTCCTCCATGTCCTCCAGGTCCTCCGTGTCCTCCAGGTTCTCCAGGTCCTCCAGGGGAGCTGCAGGCCGCTGCAGCCCAGCTGGGGCAGCTGCTGGCTGGGCGGCTGCAGGAGCTCTACTCCCTGCtgcctctggaggagctgcaggctgCTGAGCTCAGGAGCTGGCCCCGCCCCTCGTGGAG GTCAGAGTCTCAAGCAGATCACATGACCCGTTTTCTCACCTGGTTCGACTTCCTGGATGAGCTGACGGCCGACGCTCCTCAG GCGCTGTCCCAGTGTGTCCTCCAGCGGTGGCTCATTGAGACTCTTCGTCCTCAGCTGCTGAATGC GTGCAATTGGAGCGTCTTGGCGTCCACCTCCGTCCTCTGCTGCGTCGTCAGACTGGTCCGGTCTCCGTCTCTGCTGGACCAGCTTCTGGACTTCCTGCTGAGGACGCCGTCCGTGCTGCGGCCGCTGCTGCAGCGCTGCGACCACGCCTCCGACCAG ATCAGCGTGGCGTCTCTGTCTCTGGTGGACGAACTGCTGCAGAAGCCTCACAGGGACGTCCTGGACACGCTGGTGCTCGGCTTCCTGCAGAGCCGCCGTTACCTGTCCTCACCCGCGGGGGGCGCCGAGGACCGGGAGCCCGACAGTGACGGCAGCGACGACGGCCG GGACCTGGAGGATGACCCGTTCTTCTCAGACGGTTTCCCTGACGACCACCTTCCCCCTCCTCGTCTTCGTCAGCCTGCTGCTCCGGGCTCTGCCGCTGACATCATCAACAG TTTCCTGGGCCTGGTTCCGGTCCAGGTGCGGTCGGCCCACCTGCTGCAGGACGGAGGCTACGAGTCGTACGTCCTCGAGGCGCGCTCCTTG GTGAGCCAGTGCCAGGCTCTATCTCTCCAGTGGGCGTGGCCACAGactcctcctccgcctcccaCCTGCTCCTCAGGTGAGGAGGCACACTTCTTCGAAGGCCACCTACTGAGAGTTCTGTTTGAACGTCTGGGACGCATGCTGCAGCAG CAGCCGTACGAGGTGAACCTGCAGCTGACGGCTGTCCTGTCCCGTCTGTGCGCCTTCAGCCACCCGCTGCTGGACGAGTACCTGCTGGACCCGTTCGTCCACCTGTCCGCCGGCAGCCGCTCGCTGTTCGCCGTCCTGGTCAGG GTGGTGGGAGAGCTGATGGAGCGCATCCAGCAGGTAGTTGACCTGCCGCAGCGCCTGCTGGACACCAGGAGACGCCTGCTGGGACTCCACCTGGACGCCAG ACCGGAGCACCCGGCTCTGCTCCAGGGCGTCATCGTCCTGGAGGAGTTCTGCAAGGAGCTGGCGGCCATCGCCTTCGTCAAGATGCCTCTGGACCGGAACCACGACCGCTTCTGCTCAGGGCCCGGGTCAGTCGGACCGGAACCGGCTGAACGATCCTGA
- the LOC102230693 gene encoding protein FAM160B2-like isoform X2, whose protein sequence is MLRPAERSREHTDRRKLGDRKRLGVILREPTADLLDSFIDHWRSITNYYIQTTDDSRPASQTDIPWRLRQMTDILVYEEKQQEEPGRCLEFLLQNRLLETLCTLGKAQYPPGMSQQVLLFFSRLLSRMQKPLLQLVPIRTPVQKLIGLCALPGSCTEKEEAQFLLAVCSRVSQDPHMLRYILQPPDRLVASNQSPDAASSQSEASASSAVQSERGLLWVLLQLSSSQRPAVRLKACEGLLQLASLLDVGPPCPPGPPCPPGSPGPPGELQAAAAQLGQLLAGRLQELYSLLPLEELQAAELRSWPRPSWRSESQADHMTRFLTWFDFLDELTADAPQALSQCVLQRWLIETLRPQLLNACNWSVLASTSVLCCVVRLVRSPSLLDQLLDFLLRTPSVLRPLLQRCDHASDQISVASLSLVDELLQKPHRDVLDTLVLGFLQSRRYLSSPAGGAEDREPDSDGSDDGRDLEDDPFFSDGFPDDHLPPPRLRQPAAPGSAADIINSFLGLVPVQVRSAHLLQDGGYESYVLEARSLVSQCQALSLQWAWPQTPPPPPTCSSGEEAHFFEGHLLRVLFERLGRMLQQPYEVNLQLTAVLSRLCAFSHPLLDEYLLDPFVHLSAGSRSLFAVLVRVVGELMERIQQVVDLPQRLLDTRRRLLGLHLDARPEHPALLQGVIVLEEFCKELAAIAFVKMPLDRNHDRFCSGPGSVGPEPAERS, encoded by the exons AGAGAGCCGACCGCCGACCTGCTGGACTCCTTCATCGACCACTGGAGGTCCATCACCAACTACTACATTCAGACCACAG aTGACAGCCGCCCCGCCTCTCAGACCGACATCCCGTGGCGTCTCAGGCAGATGACCGACATCCTGGTgtatgaggagaagcagcag GAGGAACCGGGTCGCTGCCTGGAGTTCCTGCTGCAGAACCGGCTGCTGGAGACGCTCTGCACCTTGGGGAAGGCTCAG tacCCTCCAGGGATGAGCCAGCAGGTGCTGCTCTTCTTCTCCAGGCTGCTGTCTCGGATGCAGaagcctctgctgcagctggtccCCATCCGCACACCTGTACAG AAGCTGATTGGCCTCTGTGCTCTTCCTGGTTCCTGCACTGAGAAGGAGGAAGCTCAGTTTTTATTGGCTGTTTGCTCCAGAGTGTCACAGGATCCGCACATGCTCAGATACATCCTGCAG CCCCCAGACAGACTGGTGGCGTCCAATCAGAGCCCAGATGCagccagcagccaatcagaagcctCTGCCTCCAGCGCTGTCCAATCAGAGCGTGGGCTGCTGtgggttctgctgcagctcagcagcAGCCAG AGGCCTGCGGTGCGTCTCAAGGCCTGTGAGGGTCTGCTGCAGCTGGCGTCCCTCCTGGATGTTGGTCCTCCATGTCCTCCAGGTCCTCCGTGTCCTCCAGGTTCTCCAGGTCCTCCAGGGGAGCTGCAGGCCGCTGCAGCCCAGCTGGGGCAGCTGCTGGCTGGGCGGCTGCAGGAGCTCTACTCCCTGCtgcctctggaggagctgcaggctgCTGAGCTCAGGAGCTGGCCCCGCCCCTCGTGGAG GTCAGAGTCTCAAGCAGATCACATGACCCGTTTTCTCACCTGGTTCGACTTCCTGGATGAGCTGACGGCCGACGCTCCTCAG GCGCTGTCCCAGTGTGTCCTCCAGCGGTGGCTCATTGAGACTCTTCGTCCTCAGCTGCTGAATGC GTGCAATTGGAGCGTCTTGGCGTCCACCTCCGTCCTCTGCTGCGTCGTCAGACTGGTCCGGTCTCCGTCTCTGCTGGACCAGCTTCTGGACTTCCTGCTGAGGACGCCGTCCGTGCTGCGGCCGCTGCTGCAGCGCTGCGACCACGCCTCCGACCAG ATCAGCGTGGCGTCTCTGTCTCTGGTGGACGAACTGCTGCAGAAGCCTCACAGGGACGTCCTGGACACGCTGGTGCTCGGCTTCCTGCAGAGCCGCCGTTACCTGTCCTCACCCGCGGGGGGCGCCGAGGACCGGGAGCCCGACAGTGACGGCAGCGACGACGGCCG GGACCTGGAGGATGACCCGTTCTTCTCAGACGGTTTCCCTGACGACCACCTTCCCCCTCCTCGTCTTCGTCAGCCTGCTGCTCCGGGCTCTGCCGCTGACATCATCAACAG TTTCCTGGGCCTGGTTCCGGTCCAGGTGCGGTCGGCCCACCTGCTGCAGGACGGAGGCTACGAGTCGTACGTCCTCGAGGCGCGCTCCTTG GTGAGCCAGTGCCAGGCTCTATCTCTCCAGTGGGCGTGGCCACAGactcctcctccgcctcccaCCTGCTCCTCAGGTGAGGAGGCACACTTCTTCGAAGGCCACCTACTGAGAGTTCTGTTTGAACGTCTGGGACGCATGCTGCAGCAG CCGTACGAGGTGAACCTGCAGCTGACGGCTGTCCTGTCCCGTCTGTGCGCCTTCAGCCACCCGCTGCTGGACGAGTACCTGCTGGACCCGTTCGTCCACCTGTCCGCCGGCAGCCGCTCGCTGTTCGCCGTCCTGGTCAGG GTGGTGGGAGAGCTGATGGAGCGCATCCAGCAGGTAGTTGACCTGCCGCAGCGCCTGCTGGACACCAGGAGACGCCTGCTGGGACTCCACCTGGACGCCAG ACCGGAGCACCCGGCTCTGCTCCAGGGCGTCATCGTCCTGGAGGAGTTCTGCAAGGAGCTGGCGGCCATCGCCTTCGTCAAGATGCCTCTGGACCGGAACCACGACCGCTTCTGCTCAGGGCCCGGGTCAGTCGGACCGGAACCGGCTGAACGATCCTGA
- the LOC102230693 gene encoding protein FAM160B2-like isoform X4: MTDILVYEEKQQEEPGRCLEFLLQNRLLETLCTLGKAQYPPGMSQQVLLFFSRLLSRMQKPLLQLVPIRTPVQKLIGLCALPGSCTEKEEAQFLLAVCSRVSQDPHMLRYILQPPDRLVASNQSPDAASSQSEASASSAVQSERGLLWVLLQLSSSQRPAVRLKACEGLLQLASLLDVGPPCPPGPPCPPGSPGPPGELQAAAAQLGQLLAGRLQELYSLLPLEELQAAELRSWPRPSWRSESQADHMTRFLTWFDFLDELTADAPQALSQCVLQRWLIETLRPQLLNACNWSVLASTSVLCCVVRLVRSPSLLDQLLDFLLRTPSVLRPLLQRCDHASDQISVASLSLVDELLQKPHRDVLDTLVLGFLQSRRYLSSPAGGAEDREPDSDGSDDGRDLEDDPFFSDGFPDDHLPPPRLRQPAAPGSAADIINSFLGLVPVQVRSAHLLQDGGYESYVLEARSLVSQCQALSLQWAWPQTPPPPPTCSSGEEAHFFEGHLLRVLFERLGRMLQQQPYEVNLQLTAVLSRLCAFSHPLLDEYLLDPFVHLSAGSRSLFAVLVRVVGELMERIQQVVDLPQRLLDTRRRLLGLHLDARPEHPALLQGVIVLEEFCKELAAIAFVKMPLDRNHDRFCSGPGSVGPEPAERS; this comes from the exons ATGACCGACATCCTGGTgtatgaggagaagcagcag GAGGAACCGGGTCGCTGCCTGGAGTTCCTGCTGCAGAACCGGCTGCTGGAGACGCTCTGCACCTTGGGGAAGGCTCAG tacCCTCCAGGGATGAGCCAGCAGGTGCTGCTCTTCTTCTCCAGGCTGCTGTCTCGGATGCAGaagcctctgctgcagctggtccCCATCCGCACACCTGTACAG AAGCTGATTGGCCTCTGTGCTCTTCCTGGTTCCTGCACTGAGAAGGAGGAAGCTCAGTTTTTATTGGCTGTTTGCTCCAGAGTGTCACAGGATCCGCACATGCTCAGATACATCCTGCAG CCCCCAGACAGACTGGTGGCGTCCAATCAGAGCCCAGATGCagccagcagccaatcagaagcctCTGCCTCCAGCGCTGTCCAATCAGAGCGTGGGCTGCTGtgggttctgctgcagctcagcagcAGCCAG AGGCCTGCGGTGCGTCTCAAGGCCTGTGAGGGTCTGCTGCAGCTGGCGTCCCTCCTGGATGTTGGTCCTCCATGTCCTCCAGGTCCTCCGTGTCCTCCAGGTTCTCCAGGTCCTCCAGGGGAGCTGCAGGCCGCTGCAGCCCAGCTGGGGCAGCTGCTGGCTGGGCGGCTGCAGGAGCTCTACTCCCTGCtgcctctggaggagctgcaggctgCTGAGCTCAGGAGCTGGCCCCGCCCCTCGTGGAG GTCAGAGTCTCAAGCAGATCACATGACCCGTTTTCTCACCTGGTTCGACTTCCTGGATGAGCTGACGGCCGACGCTCCTCAG GCGCTGTCCCAGTGTGTCCTCCAGCGGTGGCTCATTGAGACTCTTCGTCCTCAGCTGCTGAATGC GTGCAATTGGAGCGTCTTGGCGTCCACCTCCGTCCTCTGCTGCGTCGTCAGACTGGTCCGGTCTCCGTCTCTGCTGGACCAGCTTCTGGACTTCCTGCTGAGGACGCCGTCCGTGCTGCGGCCGCTGCTGCAGCGCTGCGACCACGCCTCCGACCAG ATCAGCGTGGCGTCTCTGTCTCTGGTGGACGAACTGCTGCAGAAGCCTCACAGGGACGTCCTGGACACGCTGGTGCTCGGCTTCCTGCAGAGCCGCCGTTACCTGTCCTCACCCGCGGGGGGCGCCGAGGACCGGGAGCCCGACAGTGACGGCAGCGACGACGGCCG GGACCTGGAGGATGACCCGTTCTTCTCAGACGGTTTCCCTGACGACCACCTTCCCCCTCCTCGTCTTCGTCAGCCTGCTGCTCCGGGCTCTGCCGCTGACATCATCAACAG TTTCCTGGGCCTGGTTCCGGTCCAGGTGCGGTCGGCCCACCTGCTGCAGGACGGAGGCTACGAGTCGTACGTCCTCGAGGCGCGCTCCTTG GTGAGCCAGTGCCAGGCTCTATCTCTCCAGTGGGCGTGGCCACAGactcctcctccgcctcccaCCTGCTCCTCAGGTGAGGAGGCACACTTCTTCGAAGGCCACCTACTGAGAGTTCTGTTTGAACGTCTGGGACGCATGCTGCAGCAG CAGCCGTACGAGGTGAACCTGCAGCTGACGGCTGTCCTGTCCCGTCTGTGCGCCTTCAGCCACCCGCTGCTGGACGAGTACCTGCTGGACCCGTTCGTCCACCTGTCCGCCGGCAGCCGCTCGCTGTTCGCCGTCCTGGTCAGG GTGGTGGGAGAGCTGATGGAGCGCATCCAGCAGGTAGTTGACCTGCCGCAGCGCCTGCTGGACACCAGGAGACGCCTGCTGGGACTCCACCTGGACGCCAG ACCGGAGCACCCGGCTCTGCTCCAGGGCGTCATCGTCCTGGAGGAGTTCTGCAAGGAGCTGGCGGCCATCGCCTTCGTCAAGATGCCTCTGGACCGGAACCACGACCGCTTCTGCTCAGGGCCCGGGTCAGTCGGACCGGAACCGGCTGAACGATCCTGA